The genomic interval ACAGAGGACGCATCGTGAAGTGATGCCCGTATCCGATGCCCTTAGAGTGGGAGTCGCCTCGACTTTTCCCAAAGCAACAGCTGATGCAGCTGACGAGTAGAAGGAAGGGCGGCATACAGAACAAGTCCGCCCAGGTTATTTAGCATCGACTCCCATTCATAGTTCTTGCAAGTTTGGAAAAGTGACGGTAACGGGTAGCCGGTGAGATATGGGTGGTTTCAGGCGGCCCGATGCGCTCGCCTCCGTCCGCCTCTGCGCGCTCCAGCATCCTCATGGAGATGGAGGAGTAGAGACAGCAGCATCCTCAGCCACAGCTCCGGAGAAATGAGCGTGACTGCAGCGACTGAGTaaattctctctctcccccccctctctctctctctctctctctctctctctctatgctTGCGTGtcgtgcatgtttgtgtgtgtgagttgcCAAGAGGTGATGCTGTGCACAAAGTTGCATGTAAATTTGTATCGAGCGCCATCCATGGAAACATTGAGGTACTACAGATAAATAGGCTAACATTTTTCCTGCTGTTGAAACAATGTGTGTCAAACATTAACTTAAGGTAAGGTAATTGTGTAATTAAGGCATAATGTAAGCCATTCACTGCATACATATTCATTGATTCAATGCACATATTGATGTAAACCCTCTTTCAGATTTTAGAGgtgttatttgtttaaatgtaattattcattaaaaccaGTTCATATTAGCCACTgagacatgtttttaaaaattacaatttaacttTTTGTCGTTTGACCTGGCTAATTTTTGACCCTTAATGAAACCATATTAAACAAGAATATTTGTATTGTGACTTCATCcattcatgcattctttttcaTAGTATCTAGATAAATTTCATCAATATTCTTAAACAGAATTCagtattaatttaatgcatagcctattttacatgtatatttgtatatttattatttgttgtctTCTAATAATTTAATAGGCCACTCagacattgtgtgtgtgtaggtgtacTATATTGTtatagtgtatgtgtgtgtgtgtacttgtttttgctacgtAGTGGGGACCAAatttccccacaaggatagtaaaacctgaaatttggggcctgcggtccccacaatgttaaaaaattattaaaaatagtaaatgatgtttatctgaaagtgtaacaatgcaaacatgttttctgtgaggggttgggttaggggatagacaatatcgtttagtctatggaaagtccccacaattcacaaaaacaaacgtgtgtgtgtgttatgacTCACAATCAAAATATTGCTTGGTCAAAATATACATAGCCTactttaatttatgtttactatatttgattattaaagcatatataatataatattaaataattcgTTCTTATGTAAGCATTGTTACGATTAAGGTAAGGATTTAGATGTAGAGCATAATTTATGCCATTATTATAGTATTCTACCTTCATTGTACATTTTGATGTAACCCTTTCATATTTTAGAGAAGTTACgtatttgtatgtaatttttcattaaaaaacagttCATCAACAGTTCATGCCTCTGAGACAGCAAATACAAAACCActctgaaatagaaaaaaataaatacattaacttacaaataacatgtttttaaacatttaaaattacaattttgtcacaatcaattactttttttttttttgacctggCTAATTTTGGACCCTGAATGAAAccatattaaattacatattaaaccAAAATTTTTTTGTATCGAGActttatccattcatccattctttttaatattatctatagaaattttataaatatttttaaactgattttagTGATAATTTAATGCAACAActattttacatgtatatttttatttgttatcttataataatataatataatacattaccTTAGATCAACTATATTGTGTGTATAAATATgctatatattgtgtgtgtgtgcctacCTAACTATTTTGGGGACACATTTGTACTCAAAagtaagcaaaaactcactttaaaattcaaaaaataaagtaaacaaagtttttttttgaaactgttGAAAGTCTTCTGTAATAGTAGGGTTAGAGGTAGGTTTAGGTTAGAAAATGTATAactatctatatataaaaataatagatacGTAATATCTGCATTTAGCTACGTaaacgtgtgtgtgcgtgttgtTGTGACATATCAGGGCACAAATTTGCATAATGACATGGGTGTGACATAGGTGACTTATGAGGACGTTACCCCATGTCCCATTTTTcaaaaggcttataaatcatacagaatgagtctTTTTTAAGAAAGAGCTAGGTTTATGTGTAGGGTTGGTgtacactcctaaaaataaaggtacttcatgatgccataaaagaaccttttttgtctaaatggttccataaaaaacctttaacatctgaaaaacctttctgttttacaaaaggttATTTGTGGCCAAAGAAGTTTCTTTAGATTATAacaaggtaagaaagagatggttctttgtgAAACCAACAATGGTTCTTCTAAgacatcgctgtgaagaacctcttaaatttttaagagtgtagggcgatagaaaatacggtttgtataatataaaaaccattatgcatatgaaatgtccccacaattcacaaaaacaagcctgtgtgtgtgagagtgtgtctTATGACTCACAATTAAAATATTGCTTGGTCAAAATATGCATAACTTACTTTACATGTAGCCTACATTAACTTGATTATtaaatatagaatataatataatataatataatataatataatatgatatgatataatgtaatataatacgTTCTTGTGTAAGCATTGTTACGACTCACAACCCGTCAAAGCATTGTTTAGCCGgctattaaaagtatgtcaaaaaTTTGTAGTCACAGGTGTCTACGCAGAACTCATTTGCATCAGACGCTGCTATAGAAACTCCTCAGCGCATCTACGCACAGAAATTCGACACTGCGGCGAAACGTTCCTTTGACGTCAGACGCAAGCAGCCAATCGTGGCGCACGGAGTGTGTAGTAACACGTCACTCTTCGGAGCTCCAGGAACCGGCTGGGGGCGAATCCTGCTCGACGAAGTCATTTTCACTTTTCAATGGTCGTGTGACCGCggttataatatttaatttattgaagCCTCATCGATTAACAAGGTACGGTACGTCTATCGTTGTATTCTAGTAACGTTAATGAAATCGGGGTTCGTCGATGTGGTAGATTTAAACCCGCAGACCCCGGATTAGGTCGGCGGAAGTCAGAAATGTTACTGTGAGTGTACGGATTACACGGGTGTGTTTAGCAGTATGTTTTGACATTAATGCTCGggatattctgtatttttaaataatataactgCCTCACATCCCTGCTTTATTTATCTGTGGTATAATGAGGGTGTAATGGAATTAGCTAGCGCAATCTTGCTCACTGAAATGTAGCTATACGCGTGACGTCACGACGATGTTCTTAGTTACTGTAATGTATTAATACCAACATGTTAATaccaatataatatatttaagaacTTCCATCAGTTGTTATTAAGTTGTCTATTGTGCTGACCATATCTTAATAATTTGTTTGCTCGCtcatgtaatattttgtattaggtttttcttattttgtggcTTTTGCCATGTCTAGTGTCGTTTGGGAAAGTGATTTCGTGCCAGTCTGGAAACTCTATCATTATGTAACCAAACAGTCAATACAGGTATTGGTCCATGATTTAGTGTTTAGGACAGGCATTTTTCTAGGGAACTCTCTGATTTAGGGTTATCAGTGGTCAAAGTCTGGACTAAATACTTTGAAGTGCTTTGTGTTTAGTCAGCAAACCTGTGCCTGGAGGAGTTGTGTAGGTATTCTACGACAGGTGTGTCCCAGCAGTAGTACATTCAGCTCAAAAATAGCATCTGGTTTTAGCATCTCCTCGACACATCTACGCATACCTTTGATCAACAAGTTCTTACTGACGTTTTGGGCTTGGTGAGGGCATCCACTCATGTCAAGTGTCTTTGTTCAAAGATGACAGTTGCGTGAAAGAACTCCTCACGAACAAACATAAAAGAATGCAATTTCCGTTCACATTGCTGACATGGGCGAAATATTCCTTGTCACTCAGGTATTTGCTGTTAATTTTAGGCTCTGCTATGCTGCTTGTCCAGTTTTGGAGACACAACCCATTAGGTGTGGTTTAGAGTTAAAAAGACTTGCAGTTCACAGTTTACTCATTTGGCTGTTTCTGGTCGTTCACAGTTCACACTGTCATGGCGACCTTCCAAGAGTTCATCCAACAGAATGAAGATCGTGATGGAATACGCTGCAGTTGGAACCTCTGGCCTTCTAGTCGCCTGGAGGCCACACGGCTAGTGGTTCCTGTTTCCTGCCTCTACACTCCTCTCAAAGAGAGACCGGACCTGCCTCCGGTCCAGTACGAGCCGGTACTATGCAGCCGGGCCAACTGCAAAGCCGTACTCAACCCACTCTGGTAAGGACTGAATCACTTTTCCAAGCAGCGTtgagttgtgttttgtttgattaTGACATTTGATTACGGTATTTGTATTATTGATTAGTTGTTGGACTGGAATTGGAATGGATTTTGAGTAACTGCATACGGTTAATGGAATTAAACTTTGCTCTCTTtatcaaaaacacaataatgctCATGGTGAGCCTGATTTTGCCTGGATCCGATATCCTCAGATGTTGACCTTTAATTTTAGGGTTAGTAAAATAATGTTGTCCTCAAGTAGAGGTTTGGTCTTTTTCTCTAAGCCTTCACAGACttgttaattacattatttcagagctttttaaatgttaaaagagTCTATAGAGCGTTATTTCCCAGCATTGTCATTGTGTATGTTAATTGGATCAGGTTAGTTAACTGCTAATTGTTTCCTTTAAACGCTACGACTAAAGGAAGACAATTGATTCTCATGTGCTAATGGCATACATTAGAAAGGCTTCGTCATAGACTAGTTTAGCACctttaatgtttgattttcttttgtaGTCAAGTGGACTTCAGAGCTAAGATATGGGCTTGCAACTTTTGCTTCCAGAGGAACTCTGTGAGTAAACATAACTAAATAAactcatgtttatttttggctTTGCTGTCTAATGTCAATCACACCTGTCACTGTGAGTAAATATTAATCTATTTCTTCACAGTTTCCTCCATCATACGCAGGCATTTCAGAAGTGAATCAGCCCGCAGAATTAATGCCTCAGTTCTCCACAATTGAGTACATAGTGCAggtaaatttacatttactctGTGTACTCTGCACTGCACATAGGCATACTTTATTGTACAAACATATAGAGCAACTACAACTCCTTTGGCTCACAGATAGCTGCTTGTCAAATGCCACGTTGCCATTCTGTGTTTCTATGAAACTAGTGTTCAGTGTGTTTTGACGATTGACACATTCAAAAGAAGGATTAGGAATACAGTAAAATagcagtattgtgaaatatttgtttttaatatattaaagatgaattttcagcaccattactccagtcttcattgtcacatgatttggtgctcaataaacatttcttattattatacttatatttttccaatatactttgatgaataaaaggaacaaaagaacagaatttatttgaaatacaacacattttataaaattatgaatgtctttactgacacttttcatcattttaattcgtccttgctgaataaaagcatttctttaaaaaaacaaacttttaaaccataatgtaaatattagtattaaaataGATTAGAATAAATaagagtaaataaatgaattaaatcaaaGTACCATTATGTAACCTGATGTATTTATCTTCAGCGTGGACCTCCAACCCCTCTCATCTTCCTGTATGTGGTGGACACATGTCTAGAGGAGGAAGACCTCCAGGCCCTAAAAGAATCCCTTCAGATGTCTTTGAGTCTCTTGCCGCCCAATGCCCTGGTGGGCCTCATCACCTTCGGCCGCATGATTCAGGTCCATGAACTCAGCTGCGAAGGTATCGCCAAGAGCTACGTCTTCCGTGGCACAAAAGACCTCACGCCCAAACAGATACAGGTCAGTgatctttttttattgtgtttgattTGCCATTCCTCGAACTATAAAACAGCTAATAGCTAATAAATCTCGAACTGACAGTTAAGTTTACGACGTGCGTCATTTTTTTGCAGGAGATGCTGGGACTGATGAAGCCAGCCACGTCTGGACAGCAAGGCAAACCACTGGCCCCTCATGACGCTGCTGCTTCCTGCAGGTATGAGATCCATGACTTTCTAAGCATGCACATTAGAAGTAAACAAGCTTTTACATAAGAGTCGCAAAAAAATTATGTACATGAAGGCAGTTGTGCTCATTTTCTCTGCACCTGTTTTAGATTTCTGCAGCCTGTGCAAGCAGTAGACATGAACCTGACTGACCTTCTAGGGGAGTTGCAGAGAGACCCCTGGCCTGTTCCTCAGGGGAAGAGACCTCTCCGTTCCACAGGCATTGCCCTTTCCATTGCTATTGGACTGCTGGAGGTACAGCCAGGACATTGTGCATTTAAAAGTTCATCTTGTATGACATAATAAAATCTGTATTTGTCCAAAGCTGGATGTAGTAAAGCTCAGGTTTAGGTGATTATATTCAGAAATACATCAGTGAACCAGTGTTCACTACACTGTGGGAGAGAATTCCTGCAGagatttttcattatatatattatatctcTGGTCCAACTGTGAGTTCACATTGGCAACGTGTCAGCAACGCTGGTTGTGAGATTCAAAGTCCACTTCAGCTGTCATGTCATATCAGAATAGTTGTACCTAGTACTCAACCCAGTCATTTTTCTTACATAACTCTCAAGATAAGAGTCAGACTACCTATTGTGCTCTGGAGTTGTTTGATAATAAGTCTAGCATGACTGATTTAACTTTAGCACGCATTATACCCTTTAAAAGACACCAATAAAGTCATGATATGTGGAAAAACCTTCCTAATATTGTTTATACACTGTGACAATGAACTAAATCCACTTAgattcagttttgaaaacattaaatacaaattctCTGTCATTCTATTTGTAGGGCACTTTCCCGAACACAGGCGCCCGTGTGATGCTGTTCACCGGTGGTCCCCCAACACAGGGGCCCGGCATGGTGGTGGGAGATGAACTAAAGACCCCCATCCGCTCCTGGCATGACATCCAGAAAGACAACGCTCGCCATTTGAAGAAAGCAACTAAGGTGATTACAAATTTTAGTTAAATGATCTTGTGATGAGCGCCTGTTTATGGCTTTGCATAAAAATTCTGTtcctttccttaaaaaaaaagctaattaagTTTCTGTTGACGTCTAATTAGTATTACGAGGCTCTGGCAAACCGGGCAGCAGTAAACGGACACAGCGTTGACATCTACGCCTGTGCGCTGGATCAGACGGGATTGCTAGAGATGAAATGTCTGTCCAACCTCACAGGGTGAGCACTGATTGAAGATTGTTGATCTTAATACAGCTTACATGCTATTTAATGTCTTCAAAATCAACATATTGTTTCATTGAGGCTAAATAATTCAAGTGAAATGACAGTGGTGATTATGTATGGTTAAAATTATTTCTTGATTTGTTTTAGGGGCCATATTGTCATGGGTGATTCCTTCAACACCTCTCTGTTCAAGCAGACCTTCCAAAGAGTCTTCAGCAAAGACTACAATGGAGAGTTTCGTATGGCTTTTGGTGGTACCTTGGAAGTGAAGGTAAAATATTTGGattaaaaataccatttaaagtttgaggttgggagattttttttttttcctgaaataaattaatagtgTTATTCAGGAAGGAGGCATTAACGttattaaaagtgaaagtaaatacATGATAATGTTACAGAATAATTCTGTACTGAATATATGCTGCTTCTTTTGGACTTTCTAAGAATCCTGGGAAAAAACTTTTTCAACTTTGatcataataagaaatgtttattaatcagcaaatcagcatattagaatgatttctgaagaatcgtgtgacactgaaaattcagctttgcatcactggaattaattacattttaaaatatatttaaaaagaaaatatttattaaaaattgtaataatatattaataataattattgtattttggatcaaatcaattctttcaaaaacaatgaaaaatctTGCCAACGTCAAACTTTTCAATACTAGTGTAAGTTATAACATTAACCCAGAGTTATAATCAACCCTCTAAACTCATTTGCCTTTATCTTATCAGACTTCAAGAGAGCTGAAGGTGTCTGGTGCGATCGGGCCATGTGTTTCCCTTAACACCAAAGGACCCTGTGtttcagacaatgtaagtcccATGCATGTGACTTCTTATTTATTACCAGCTTTTGCATTGGATTTCAATAGGACTTCACACGTGTACAAATAAGTGAAAACATTTTGGTTTTTTTGCAGGAAATGGGTGTTGGAGGAACATGTCAGTGGAAGATTTGTAGTCTCACACCTGCTACCACCCTGGCACTGTACTTTGAAGTAGTAAATCAGgtatattgttatataattatCTGATCTATTGTACGTACAGTAGGGTGTGAGAGCTTATGTTTACAATGTTATATCAATAACACTggtatgttatatatttttgcagCACAACGCCCCGATTCCTCAGGGTGGGAGAGGAGCTATTCAGTTTGTTACACAATACCAGCATTCGAACACGCAGCGGCGGATCCGTGTCACCACCATTGCCAGGAAGTAAGTCTTAGTTTCAGCTTTTAACCTCATGAAATTCTGTTATCAGTCGATGGCATATTAAAGTCGAGGTCATTGTTGATCCTTTTCATTTATAACTCATTCCTTTCATTGATACCAACTTAGATGTGGTACAAAAAGGCCTTGGAGTTATCTAAAGTCAACATATCTCAAGTTTCCATGTGCTATTTGTGTTTGCTGTAGCTCAGAATAGATTTAGCTGCGTAAATTTGCGCAGTTTAAACCCTGAATAGCTCTTCGGCAGCTCAAATTCTTGTGTGTGCGTCAATCGTTCTCTACAAACCGGTTCTTTCTGTTGTCACACCTAGTTGGGCTGACGCACAGTCTCAGATCCAGCATATTGAATCGTCATTTGATCAGGAAGCCTCTGCTGTTCTCATGGCCCGGCTTGGCGTCTTCAGGGCGGAGTCAGAGGAGGGGCCTGATGTTCTCCGCTGGCTAGACAGGCAGCTCATTCGCTTGGTGAGTATCACAGCTATGTACATGGAAATGTAGGTCAACGCTTTTATTCTCCTCATAAGAGGCGATATGACCTATATAATCATTGAGccgttattattataatgaatgAAGAAGTTGAATCACACTCAACTTTTGTTTGCTGTTTGGTTTCAGTGCCAGAAGTTTGGCCAGTTTAATAAAGATGATCCAAACTCCTTCAGACTGTCTGAATCTCTCTCGCTGTACCCACAGGTAAAACACAGACTCCTTCAGATGAACTCTTATATGTgaccacaaacccagtcatACGTAGtacggatatatttgtagcaatagccaacaatgcattgtatgggtcaaaattatcgatttttcttttgtcaaaaatcattaggatgttaagatcatgttccatgaagctgttttgtaaatttcctaccgtaaatatatcaaaacttaacttttgattagtaataaacattgctaaaaacttaattttaaaactttaaagactattttcacaatattttgattttttttttttgcacctccAGAttttgtatcttggccaaatattgtcctatcctaacaaatagcttatttatttttattttagctttcagattatgtataaaactcaattaaaaaaaaaaaatactcttataattggttttgtggtccaggatttGTGGTTAGAGTCCTTAAAAAGTCTTCCGTTCAAGTCCTAAAGTTTTCAGTTTCTTAAATGAAACAATGAATGTTTACATTATGGTGTTTATATTCCAATATGTTTTAGATGGTTGAAaagtgcatattttattttgctcaCCTTTTAAAGAAGCACCTGGAAGTACTAAAACAATAGACGTTTCAAGTAAAGAGTCCCACTTTAGGTGTCCcacattatatacaaatataacataaattatgcattaataTGTGACATTTAATTCAAACACCTTTCTTTAAACACCTGTTTTATAGCTTTATCAACTTGCAGTTTTAAACATAGAATGGACATAGAATATTAATTTGTGCatgtattgattttaaaaattctgcAAATACCCTGTTTGAGAAATATCatatttctaatattaaaaCTTGTCTATTTCCTTAACAGTTCATGTTCCACTTGAGGAGATCCCCATTCCTGCAGGTGTTCAATAACAGTCCGGATGAGTCGTCCTACTACAGGCATCATTTTGTGCGTCAGGATCTGACACAGTCGCTCATAATGATCCAGCCCATCCTCTACTCCTACTCTTTCTACGGCCCACCAGAGGTGATTTGAAACCCATCCACGCAGCATTATAGTGCAGAATCCTGTGTAATTTAGCTCTGTACTCACGTTGCATTTGTCTGGTTTTGTAGCCCGTTCTTTTGGACAGCAGCAGCATCCTTCCTGATCGCATTCTGTTGATGGACACCTTCTTCCAGCTGGTCATTTACCACGGAGAGGTACGAATCAAATGCTTTGTTGCAGCAGGTTCAGAACTGTTGAGTTAATTTCCTCAAATGTTAAATGGAGTTTATCAGAGTTCAGTTTAGTGATGGTGTTATTCTCATCTTCAGACTATCGCTCAATGGAGGAAGGCTGGATACCAGGAAATGGCAGAGTATGAGAACTTCAAGCAGCTCCTTCAGGCTCCTCTGGACGATGCTCAGGAGATCTTGCAGACACGCTTCCCCATGCCCAGATACATCGACACCGAGCACGGAGGTTCACAGGCCCGCTTCCTCCTCTCTAAAGTCAACCCCTCCCAGACCCACAACAATCTCTACGCCTGGGGCCAGGTACACACCTTTAGCTCTGACAGAGTGTTATGattaaaatgcatgaaatgTGTTGACAAGTCTGATCTTTAATATCACATTTCCTCCCTGTAGGAATCCGGAGCACCAATTCTCACAGACGACGTCAGCCTGCAAGTTTTTATGGACCATCTCAAGAAACTGGCTGTTTCGAGTTCAGCATAAACTTTATGCAGAAGATCAATGAAGGATGTACATTTAGAGTGTTTAAGAAGAACGAACTTTTGACCTAATTTTCTGGATAAATTTTCTTCCGTATCCAACTTTGACACGACAAAATGCATCTCTGTGTTTGTTTAGGAGGTCCTCCAGAGAAACGGTTGTTAGATGTTTTCTAATTCTCATTTACACAAGTAATTATGATTTGTCtgttatgtttgtttgcttatttaattaatttagtttagtttgtgtCTAACAGAAAGTGTTACATGTTGAACTTTAATAACGTCTGATTTCCCAAAGAGAAAATGCCTTTTGTCGCTCTTTCCCAGGCATGTTTAGACTGAAATTCCTGTTAATGCTTGTCTCCAAGAATCCTCTTGtctgtttgttctttttttgtattgcaCAGATCGACAGTCTTCTCACTCTCTTGAACTGTACCTGTGATCTGCTCATTTGCAGGGAGAAACAGTATATTATAATCCTGTTGCTCCACACctgtaatttaaatgaatgctgTGTGTAAAGAATTTAAATGTGACTTGTGACCCACATTCCAGTTTTATCTTGATCGACAATTATGAACTAATGCTATGCATAATATTTATAGTGAAATTCTCCAGTAGGTTTACTTCATTTCAAAGGTAAAGACGAAGTTGAGCAC from Labeo rohita strain BAU-BD-2019 chromosome 6, IGBB_LRoh.1.0, whole genome shotgun sequence carries:
- the sec23b gene encoding protein transport protein Sec23B, which produces MATFQEFIQQNEDRDGIRCSWNLWPSSRLEATRLVVPVSCLYTPLKERPDLPPVQYEPVLCSRANCKAVLNPLCQVDFRAKIWACNFCFQRNSFPPSYAGISEVNQPAELMPQFSTIEYIVQRGPPTPLIFLYVVDTCLEEEDLQALKESLQMSLSLLPPNALVGLITFGRMIQVHELSCEGIAKSYVFRGTKDLTPKQIQEMLGLMKPATSGQQGKPLAPHDAAASCRFLQPVQAVDMNLTDLLGELQRDPWPVPQGKRPLRSTGIALSIAIGLLEGTFPNTGARVMLFTGGPPTQGPGMVVGDELKTPIRSWHDIQKDNARHLKKATKYYEALANRAAVNGHSVDIYACALDQTGLLEMKCLSNLTGGHIVMGDSFNTSLFKQTFQRVFSKDYNGEFRMAFGGTLEVKTSRELKVSGAIGPCVSLNTKGPCVSDNEMGVGGTCQWKICSLTPATTLALYFEVVNQHNAPIPQGGRGAIQFVTQYQHSNTQRRIRVTTIARNWADAQSQIQHIESSFDQEASAVLMARLGVFRAESEEGPDVLRWLDRQLIRLCQKFGQFNKDDPNSFRLSESLSLYPQFMFHLRRSPFLQVFNNSPDESSYYRHHFVRQDLTQSLIMIQPILYSYSFYGPPEPVLLDSSSILPDRILLMDTFFQLVIYHGETIAQWRKAGYQEMAEYENFKQLLQAPLDDAQEILQTRFPMPRYIDTEHGGSQARFLLSKVNPSQTHNNLYAWGQESGAPILTDDVSLQVFMDHLKKLAVSSSA